In the genome of Acidimicrobiia bacterium, one region contains:
- the prcB gene encoding proteasome subunit beta → MTPASSFAALLRAEGLTAGWEHVAGARHIDAPEGTTVIAFRYQGGVVMAGDRRATAGNVIAHRRVQKVFPADSFSAVAISGTAGIALEMVRLLQTELEHYEKLEGRRLSLVGKANHLSTMVRRQLPMAFQGLVVIPIFCGFDEADGVGKLYSYDVVGGTYEETDYATAGSGGRDARLFLRTAFRPDLDEDAAVDLAVQALVAAAEEDTATGGPDLQREIYPNVVTVNAEGFVEIADERVGAAARRVLGSDS, encoded by the coding sequence GTGACCCCGGCATCGAGCTTCGCCGCCCTGCTGCGCGCCGAGGGCCTCACCGCCGGCTGGGAGCATGTCGCCGGCGCCAGGCACATCGATGCGCCGGAAGGCACCACGGTGATCGCCTTCCGATACCAGGGCGGAGTGGTGATGGCAGGCGACCGAAGGGCCACAGCAGGCAACGTCATCGCCCATCGCCGGGTTCAGAAGGTGTTTCCCGCCGACTCCTTCTCTGCAGTGGCCATCTCCGGTACCGCCGGAATCGCCCTCGAAATGGTCCGCCTGCTGCAGACCGAACTCGAGCACTACGAGAAGCTCGAGGGGCGTCGACTCAGCCTGGTGGGCAAGGCCAACCACCTCTCGACCATGGTTCGGCGTCAGCTGCCGATGGCGTTTCAGGGGCTGGTCGTCATCCCCATCTTCTGCGGGTTCGACGAGGCCGATGGGGTGGGGAAGCTGTACTCGTACGACGTTGTCGGGGGAACCTATGAGGAGACCGACTACGCAACGGCAGGATCGGGAGGACGGGACGCCCGTCTGTTCTTGAGGACCGCCTTTCGCCCCGATCTCGATGAGGACGCAGCCGTGGACCTGGCGGTGCAGGCCCTGGTGGCTGCCGCCGAAGAGGACACCGCCACCGGTGGACCGGACCTGCAGCGTGAGATCTATCCGAACGTGGTAACGGTCAACGCCGAGGGTTTCGTGGAGATCGCCGACGAGAGGGTCGGAGCGGCGGCGCGCCGGGTTCTGGGGTCGGATTCATGA
- a CDS encoding ubiquitin-like protein Pup has translation MAEQERKRARRDETTEEQESEQATGSEVAEELTDRIDDLLDEIDTVLEENAEEFVKNYVQKGGQ, from the coding sequence GTGGCGGAACAGGAGCGCAAGCGAGCCCGGCGTGACGAGACCACCGAGGAGCAGGAGTCCGAGCAGGCCACCGGGTCCGAGGTCGCGGAGGAGCTCACCGACCGGATCGACGACCTGCTCGACGAGATCGACACCGTGCTCGAGGAGAACGCCGAGGAGTTCGTGAAGAACTACGTCCAGAAGGGCGGCCAGTGA
- the dop gene encoding depupylase/deamidase Dop has translation MTEQSVPGVLGTETEFGITIRNQPEFNPVLASSLVINSYTGGASRIQWSYEEESPGRDARGFGYEPLPTGEFESGLVNVVLTNGARLYVDHAHPEYATPECSDPLEAALHDKAGDLVMARAAERASALLAPEQTLYIHKNNSDGKGNSYGAHENYLVPRSVPFGDLVTQLTPFFVSRQVFTGAGKVGSENGRPPASYQISQRADFFEEEVGLETTLKRPIVNTRDEPHADPARYRRLHVIIGDSNMSETQTFLRLGTTWLLLEAVASGTMPEPPALVDPVQAVWRVSHDPKLEAKLEMGDGSRATAIEIQRHYLEWVAGHVASRGRDQVSGAVLDAWEGILADLERDPASTADRLDWTAKKSLLDAYRDRDDLEWGDPKLRLLDLQYHDIDPKRSLYHRLVGAGRMRRLFTDEQVQAAATTPPAGTRAWFRGRCVEKYGSAIVAANWDSLIFDVGDESLRRVPMMEPRRGTRDLVGDLIEGSSTPAELIVALEGRR, from the coding sequence GTGACCGAGCAGTCGGTGCCTGGTGTGCTCGGTACCGAGACCGAGTTCGGCATCACCATCCGCAACCAGCCGGAGTTCAACCCGGTGCTGGCGTCGAGCCTCGTCATCAACTCCTACACCGGCGGTGCCAGCCGGATCCAATGGTCCTACGAGGAGGAGAGCCCAGGGCGTGACGCCCGCGGCTTCGGCTACGAGCCGCTACCCACCGGGGAGTTCGAGAGCGGGCTGGTGAATGTGGTTCTCACCAACGGCGCCCGCCTATACGTCGACCACGCCCACCCGGAGTACGCGACGCCGGAGTGCTCCGACCCGTTGGAGGCGGCACTGCACGACAAGGCGGGGGATCTGGTGATGGCGCGCGCCGCCGAACGCGCCTCGGCCTTGCTGGCCCCGGAGCAGACCCTCTACATCCACAAGAACAACAGCGACGGCAAGGGCAACTCGTACGGCGCCCACGAGAACTACCTGGTTCCACGATCGGTGCCGTTCGGCGATCTCGTGACCCAGCTGACACCGTTCTTCGTCTCGCGCCAGGTGTTCACCGGCGCCGGAAAGGTGGGCAGCGAGAACGGACGCCCTCCGGCGTCGTACCAGATCTCGCAGCGAGCCGACTTCTTCGAAGAGGAGGTCGGCCTGGAGACCACCCTGAAGCGACCCATTGTCAACACCCGGGACGAGCCCCACGCAGATCCGGCCAGGTACCGGCGGCTGCACGTGATCATCGGGGACTCCAACATGTCCGAGACCCAGACGTTCCTCCGCCTGGGTACGACCTGGCTCCTGCTGGAGGCGGTGGCCTCCGGAACCATGCCGGAGCCGCCCGCCCTCGTGGATCCCGTGCAAGCGGTGTGGCGGGTGAGCCACGATCCGAAGCTCGAGGCCAAGTTGGAGATGGGTGACGGGAGCCGGGCGACCGCCATCGAGATCCAGCGGCACTACCTGGAGTGGGTTGCCGGACACGTCGCGAGCAGGGGGCGCGACCAGGTGAGCGGGGCCGTCCTGGATGCCTGGGAGGGGATCCTCGCCGATCTGGAGCGAGATCCGGCCTCGACGGCTGATCGACTGGACTGGACGGCGAAGAAGTCGCTCCTCGACGCCTATCGAGATCGAGACGATCTGGAATGGGGGGACCCGAAGCTGCGCCTTCTCGATCTCCAGTACCACGACATCGATCCCAAACGGAGCTTGTACCACCGCCTGGTCGGGGCGGGTCGAATGCGCCGGCTGTTCACCGACGAGCAGGTGCAGGCGGCCGCCACCACCCCGCCGGCAGGGACCCGCGCCTGGTTCCGGGGGCGCTGCGTGGAGAAGTACGGATCGGCGATCGTCGCCGCCAACTGGGACTCCCTGATCTTCGACGTCGGTGATGAGTCGTTGAGGCGGGTGCCTATGATGGAGCCAAGGCGCGGGACGCGGGATCTGGTCGGGGACCTCATCGAAGGGTCCTCCACGCCCGCCGAACTCATCGTTGCCCTCGAAGGACGGAGGTGA